The following are encoded in a window of Dethiosulfovibrio salsuginis genomic DNA:
- a CDS encoding TIGR01212 family radical SAM protein (This family includes YhcC from E. coli K-12, an uncharacterized radical SAM protein.): MRPKGGDLIYRKWSTELRAGFGFRVQKICLDTGSGCPNRESLTSGGCVFCDSSGGGTGAWLRGESLEDQIARGMKSALGHYKAKACILYFQSYSATYGSPDRFIEAVERATVAARRFVPVVGLSVGTRPDLVHPWVVDYLTSLVRPDFQVWLELGVQTTDEKGLLWLRRGHDLKAVEDCLERCQDSPFSLCAHLIAGIPGEREDQLLRSARWLLDRGVSGLKFHPLYVLKDTPLEGLYRQGDFEPLSMEDYASKVAKVIDLEGSRFVVQRIAADVRGERLIAPKWIEDKNRVIAEIEGRLGCHSMEVKVPVS, translated from the coding sequence TTGCGCCCGAAAGGAGGCGATCTTATATATAGAAAGTGGTCGACAGAGCTTAGGGCCGGTTTTGGCTTTAGGGTTCAGAAAATATGTCTGGATACGGGGTCGGGGTGTCCTAACAGGGAAAGCCTGACCTCCGGAGGCTGTGTTTTTTGCGACTCCTCCGGCGGAGGGACAGGGGCCTGGTTGAGAGGCGAGTCACTTGAGGATCAGATAGCCAGAGGAATGAAGTCCGCACTGGGACACTACAAGGCGAAGGCCTGTATCCTTTACTTCCAGAGCTACTCCGCCACCTACGGATCTCCCGATCGCTTCATAGAGGCGGTGGAGAGGGCGACGGTCGCCGCCCGCCGATTTGTCCCTGTGGTTGGGCTATCGGTGGGAACTAGGCCGGACCTGGTCCATCCCTGGGTGGTGGATTATCTGACGTCCCTCGTCAGGCCCGACTTTCAGGTCTGGCTGGAGCTTGGGGTCCAGACCACCGACGAAAAAGGGCTTCTGTGGCTCAGGCGGGGACACGACCTTAAAGCGGTGGAGGACTGTCTGGAGAGATGCCAGGACAGCCCCTTCTCCCTCTGTGCCCATCTTATAGCCGGTATCCCAGGCGAAAGGGAGGATCAGCTTCTTCGCTCCGCCCGGTGGCTTCTGGACAGAGGGGTCTCGGGCCTCAAGTTTCATCCCCTTTACGTCCTAAAAGACACACCTCTTGAGGGACTCTACCGTCAGGGGGACTTCGAGCCTCTCTCCATGGAAGACTACGCTAGCAAGGTCGCTAAGGTCATAGACCTAGAGGGAAGTCGTTTCGTGGTTCAGCGTATTGCGGCGGACGTGAGAGGGGAAAGGCTTATAGCCCCCAAATGGATAGAGGATAAAAACAGGGTTATAGCGGAGATAGAAGGTCGGTTGGGCTGTCACTCTATGGAAGTGAAGGTTCCTGTGTCATAA
- a CDS encoding tripartite tricarboxylate transporter substrate binding protein: MKKLFVMFCATAILGSLAGSAFAEWSPNRPIELIAPAGPGGGWDLLCRTMQKTLQEEKLVDRPVLVTNKPGGGGAAGWNYLKGKEGKGEYIAATSTLLMLNNLFGKSPLTYKDFTVLANLQTEWISVAVAKDAPWTNGKELFEAIAADPNGMVVGVGPSLGNNDHISFLMLAQKYGVDPKLIKFVVYPKTAAEQIPALMGGHVKAITIGLAEVMEQHKAGNLRVLGISSNKRLESLPDVTPWVEQGADMVFPHWRGIIAAPGLSEEQVAYWQGTIEKMIETPTWKDQLKKLEWESYYQDPVQFATTLAEQTEAFQSTLKEVGLID; encoded by the coding sequence ATGAAGAAGTTGTTCGTAATGTTTTGCGCCACCGCGATACTGGGATCCCTAGCGGGATCGGCCTTCGCCGAGTGGTCCCCTAATAGGCCCATCGAGCTAATCGCTCCTGCTGGACCGGGCGGTGGATGGGATCTGCTATGTCGGACCATGCAGAAGACCCTTCAGGAGGAAAAGCTGGTGGATCGTCCGGTGCTGGTCACCAACAAGCCTGGCGGCGGCGGAGCTGCGGGATGGAACTACCTCAAAGGCAAAGAGGGTAAGGGAGAGTATATAGCGGCGACGTCGACCCTGTTGATGCTCAACAACCTCTTCGGCAAGAGCCCTCTCACCTACAAGGACTTCACCGTCCTCGCCAACCTCCAGACCGAGTGGATCTCCGTGGCGGTGGCTAAAGACGCCCCCTGGACCAACGGTAAGGAGCTCTTTGAGGCAATCGCCGCCGATCCTAACGGCATGGTCGTCGGAGTCGGTCCTAGCCTTGGAAACAACGACCACATCTCCTTCCTGATGCTGGCCCAGAAGTACGGAGTGGATCCTAAGCTTATCAAGTTCGTGGTCTACCCCAAGACCGCCGCTGAGCAGATCCCGGCCCTCATGGGCGGACACGTAAAGGCGATCACCATAGGCCTTGCGGAGGTCATGGAGCAGCATAAGGCAGGGAACCTCAGGGTGCTGGGGATCAGCTCCAACAAGAGGCTTGAGTCCCTTCCCGACGTGACTCCCTGGGTGGAGCAGGGAGCGGACATGGTGTTCCCCCACTGGAGAGGCATCATCGCCGCCCCGGGCCTGAGCGAGGAGCAGGTAGCCTACTGGCAGGGTACGATCGAGAAGATGATCGAGACCCCCACCTGGAAGGATCAGCTTAAGAAGCTGGAATGGGAGTCCTACTACCAAGATCCAGTTCAGTTCGCCACGACCTTAGCGGAGCAAACCGAGGCTTTCCAGAGCACCTTAAAGGAAGTCGGCCTGATAGACTAA
- the citF gene encoding citrate lyase subunit alpha — translation MISKTVKNSIGREVLTEIQGIGSLAPFAGAFARLDGSYSWTPKAPCRTVPAFGHKKLAQDLTEAIKRSGLQDGMTISFHHHLRNGDDVLPQVIRAIEGLGIKNLVLAPSSLTDSHEIVAQAVRGGTISRIHTSGVRGEIGRMISRGEMEIPVMIHSHGGRARAIQEGRISVDVAFLGAPTCDTMGNMTGSTGKSACGTLGYAQLDARYASHVIAVTDNLVQAPLMDRISIPQYLVDQIVVVDSLGDSSKIASGPARISKDPVNLKIAENAFDLIRVSGLLVEGCSFQVGAGGASLAVAKFVRDYMKERSVQGSFGIGGITGYMADMLEEGLFRALFDVQSFDSSVTKSVAGHPNHKEIDASWYANPFTAGCVVNDLDVVALAALDVDVDFNVDVLTGHDGVLRGASGGHCDTAAGAKLSIITVPSIREGVPSIKDRVQTVVTPGETVDAIVTERGICINPLREDLTKAAYDGGLPVKAIEDLKAEIERMTGVPDPVEFDDRIVGAVEYRDGTIIDSIRRVV, via the coding sequence ATGATCTCTAAAACTGTAAAAAACTCCATAGGCCGAGAGGTACTGACGGAGATCCAGGGTATCGGGAGCCTTGCTCCCTTCGCCGGGGCCTTCGCCAGACTGGACGGGTCCTATAGCTGGACCCCCAAGGCCCCCTGTAGAACGGTTCCAGCCTTCGGCCACAAAAAGCTGGCCCAGGATCTTACCGAGGCGATAAAGAGGTCGGGCCTCCAGGACGGCATGACCATCTCCTTTCATCACCACCTGAGAAACGGCGACGACGTCCTTCCTCAGGTTATAAGGGCCATAGAGGGACTCGGGATCAAAAACCTGGTCCTGGCCCCCAGTTCCCTCACCGACTCCCACGAGATAGTGGCCCAGGCGGTCAGAGGAGGGACCATATCCAGAATCCACACCTCCGGCGTCAGAGGGGAGATCGGCAGGATGATCTCGAGGGGGGAGATGGAGATACCGGTAATGATCCACAGCCATGGAGGCCGAGCGAGGGCCATCCAGGAGGGCAGGATCTCCGTGGACGTGGCCTTTTTAGGGGCCCCGACCTGCGATACCATGGGGAACATGACCGGCTCCACCGGCAAATCGGCCTGCGGGACCCTGGGCTACGCCCAGCTCGACGCCCGTTACGCCTCCCACGTCATAGCGGTTACCGACAACCTGGTTCAGGCCCCCCTCATGGATCGGATATCGATCCCCCAATATCTGGTGGATCAGATAGTGGTGGTGGATTCCCTGGGAGACTCGTCAAAAATAGCCTCAGGACCGGCGAGGATATCCAAAGATCCGGTAAACCTGAAGATAGCGGAGAACGCCTTCGACCTTATAAGGGTCTCTGGGCTTCTGGTGGAGGGCTGTTCCTTTCAGGTCGGAGCGGGAGGGGCCAGCCTGGCGGTGGCCAAGTTCGTCAGGGACTACATGAAGGAACGTTCCGTTCAGGGAAGCTTCGGCATAGGTGGAATAACGGGGTACATGGCGGATATGCTGGAGGAGGGGCTGTTTAGGGCCCTCTTCGACGTCCAGAGCTTCGATTCCTCCGTGACCAAGTCGGTGGCGGGGCATCCCAACCACAAGGAGATCGACGCATCCTGGTACGCAAACCCCTTCACCGCTGGATGTGTGGTCAACGATCTGGACGTGGTAGCTCTGGCCGCTTTGGACGTGGACGTCGACTTTAACGTGGACGTCCTGACCGGACACGACGGGGTGTTGAGAGGGGCGTCAGGCGGGCACTGCGACACAGCCGCCGGGGCGAAGCTCTCCATAATCACCGTGCCTTCCATAAGGGAGGGAGTTCCCTCCATAAAGGACAGGGTCCAGACGGTGGTGACCCCAGGGGAGACGGTGGACGCCATAGTCACAGAGAGAGGCATCTGCATCAACCCCCTCAGAGAGGACCTGACCAAGGCCGCCTACGACGGAGGCCTGCCTGTCAAGGCCATAGAGGACCTTAAGGCTGAGATCGAGAGGATGACCGGGGTTCCCGATCCTGTGGAGTTCGACGACCGGATCGTCGGAGCGGTGGAGTACAGGGACGGGACGATAATAGACTCGATAAGAAGGGTCGTTTAG
- a CDS encoding tripartite tricarboxylate transporter permease, with product MDTVFANLSLGFQTALTVTNVMWVFIGGFLGTIMGMLPGLGPATGVAILIPITYGMNPTTALITMCAVYYGAMFGGSRASIMINTPGDASAIVSCFDGYPMTKNGQAGSALAISAIASFIGGTIGMVLLVFLTGPIASYAFKFGPVEMFSLLMFALTATVTLSDGSILKGFIAVAIGFMISTIGIDPQTGVNRFVMGVEDLQDGIDFLVVMIGLYAVCEVFKNLKSIHIEHKIDSKSIGKVWVSWADFKKCLMPMLRNSPLGFFIGVLPGMGGTIATFMSYAMEKSLSKTPEKFGKGAIEGLAAPEAANNSCSCGAMVPLLTLGIPGSGTTAVMLGALMMLGVRPGPMLFAQNPEIAWGVIASLLIGNVALLIINLPLAIPLVQLLRIPQRIMLPLILGMAFMGAYFLNYSPFDFILVAAFALGGYMFSKLSIPLPPLVLALILGSSTEQYFRNAMTIANSDLAIFVQKPISATLLVLAVLSFGYAMFRRKKAAA from the coding sequence ATGGATACTGTCTTTGCTAATCTTTCCCTGGGCTTTCAGACCGCCCTCACCGTGACCAACGTCATGTGGGTCTTCATCGGGGGATTTCTCGGCACCATCATGGGAATGCTCCCAGGACTAGGCCCCGCCACGGGAGTCGCTATCCTCATACCTATAACCTACGGGATGAACCCCACAACAGCCCTTATCACCATGTGTGCCGTCTACTACGGAGCTATGTTCGGAGGCTCCAGGGCCTCCATTATGATAAACACCCCCGGTGATGCCTCGGCCATAGTCAGCTGTTTCGACGGCTATCCTATGACCAAAAACGGCCAGGCTGGGTCCGCTCTCGCCATATCGGCCATAGCGTCGTTCATAGGCGGAACCATAGGGATGGTTCTTCTGGTGTTCCTCACCGGTCCCATAGCGAGCTACGCCTTTAAGTTCGGCCCGGTGGAGATGTTCTCGTTGCTAATGTTCGCCCTCACAGCGACTGTGACCCTGTCGGACGGGAGCATCCTGAAGGGATTTATCGCCGTAGCGATCGGCTTTATGATCTCCACCATAGGGATAGACCCTCAGACCGGGGTAAACCGGTTTGTCATGGGAGTGGAAGACCTCCAGGACGGAATCGACTTCCTGGTGGTCATGATAGGGCTCTACGCGGTCTGCGAGGTGTTTAAGAACCTCAAATCGATCCACATAGAGCACAAAATAGACTCAAAATCCATAGGGAAAGTGTGGGTATCCTGGGCGGATTTCAAAAAGTGCCTCATGCCTATGCTCAGAAACTCTCCTCTTGGATTTTTCATCGGTGTTCTTCCCGGTATGGGAGGGACCATAGCCACCTTTATGTCCTACGCCATGGAAAAGTCGCTGAGCAAGACGCCGGAGAAGTTCGGCAAAGGAGCCATCGAGGGGCTGGCCGCCCCGGAGGCGGCCAACAATTCCTGTTCCTGTGGGGCCATGGTTCCCCTTCTGACCTTGGGAATACCGGGATCGGGAACTACCGCCGTCATGCTTGGAGCCCTTATGATGCTGGGAGTAAGACCTGGACCGATGCTTTTCGCCCAAAATCCCGAGATAGCCTGGGGGGTCATAGCCTCTTTGTTGATCGGTAACGTAGCGTTGCTGATCATAAACCTGCCTCTGGCCATACCTCTGGTCCAACTGCTCAGGATACCTCAGAGGATAATGCTGCCCCTGATACTGGGAATGGCCTTTATGGGAGCCTACTTCCTCAACTACAGCCCCTTCGATTTCATCCTTGTGGCGGCCTTCGCCCTGGGAGGGTATATGTTCAGCAAGCTGTCCATTCCCCTGCCTCCGCTGGTCCTGGCCCTAATTCTAGGCAGCTCCACGGAGCAGTATTTCAGAAACGCCATGACCATAGCCAACAGCGACCTAGCGATCTTCGTCCAGAAGCCTATATCGGCGACTCTGCTGGTGCTGGCGGTCCTTTCCTTCGGCTACGCCATGTTCCGCAGGAAAAAGGCAGCGGCATAG
- a CDS encoding HpcH/HpaI aldolase/citrate lyase family protein, which translates to MEKQLRRPRRSLLYVPGNSPSMIQNCPIYGADGVLLDLEDAVAVTEKDGARRLVTQALMAMDFGKVERVVRVNGRDTQFFEDDMRSVIPAGPDCIRLPKVNDVKDVTEADEIMSELEETNGIPVGSIELHGMLETALSLMNAYDIAKSSPRLTALTLGGQDLAADLGISRSREGIELLYARSHVVLAAKAAGKEALDTVFTDVEDLEGLSAECKLAVQLGFSGKAAIHPSQIGPIHDAYRPDERSLKKALKVVKAAEEAEKRGLGVIAVDGKMVDGPVVSQARRTIELAVISGMEVSL; encoded by the coding sequence ATGGAAAAACAGCTCAGGAGGCCCCGCCGATCCCTGCTCTACGTGCCGGGAAACAGTCCCTCCATGATACAGAACTGCCCTATCTACGGGGCGGACGGGGTGCTTTTGGACCTGGAGGACGCCGTGGCGGTGACGGAGAAAGACGGAGCCAGAAGGCTTGTAACCCAGGCCCTTATGGCCATGGACTTCGGCAAAGTAGAGAGAGTGGTCCGGGTCAACGGCAGGGACACCCAGTTTTTCGAGGACGATATGAGGTCGGTCATACCTGCCGGACCGGACTGTATAAGGCTGCCTAAGGTGAACGACGTCAAGGACGTAACCGAGGCCGACGAGATAATGTCCGAGCTGGAGGAAACCAACGGCATACCGGTGGGCTCCATAGAGCTTCACGGCATGTTGGAGACCGCCCTGTCACTGATGAACGCCTACGACATCGCTAAATCCTCCCCTAGGCTGACGGCCCTCACCTTAGGGGGACAGGACCTCGCGGCGGACCTGGGGATAAGCAGGTCCAGAGAGGGAATAGAGCTCCTCTACGCCAGGAGCCACGTGGTGCTGGCGGCGAAGGCGGCGGGAAAGGAGGCGCTTGACACGGTTTTCACCGACGTCGAGGACCTGGAGGGCCTGAGCGCCGAGTGTAAGCTGGCGGTACAGCTGGGCTTCTCCGGCAAGGCGGCGATCCATCCGTCCCAGATAGGCCCGATCCACGACGCCTACCGCCCCGACGAGAGATCGCTGAAAAAGGCGCTGAAGGTGGTCAAAGCGGCGGAGGAGGCGGAGAAGCGGGGTCTGGGCGTTATAGCAGTCGACGGCAAGATGGTGGACGGCCCGGTGGTCTCCCAAGCGAGAAGGACCATCGAGCTCGCCGTCATTTCGGGCATGGAGGTTTCCCTATGA
- a CDS encoding GntR family transcriptional regulator gives MSLLSNAKTIKIKPVREIVYEQLRQAIVGGELEPGTRFTDGEIASEFNISRTPVREAIQKLEAEGLIERVPMRGNVVKGLLPKDVAQIFALRKALECLAVKYVAMNATEKELKNVRHILDQAKTYMTTLQGEALTDAYVPLVARYNKEMFEASHAPKIVDLIWNHREMLDRYRVVRVVIAKRMDESYRTREQMYSYFVSRSPEEASALWGNHIDKSYKIWLEVTGYSDQIGKHDYM, from the coding sequence ATGTCCCTTTTATCCAACGCAAAAACCATAAAGATCAAACCGGTCAGAGAGATCGTCTACGAACAGCTCAGGCAGGCCATCGTCGGAGGAGAGCTCGAGCCTGGAACGAGGTTTACCGACGGAGAGATAGCCTCGGAGTTCAACATAAGCAGGACCCCCGTCAGGGAGGCCATACAGAAGCTGGAGGCCGAGGGTCTGATAGAGAGGGTCCCCATGAGGGGAAACGTGGTCAAGGGACTGTTGCCTAAGGACGTGGCACAGATATTCGCCCTCAGAAAGGCCCTGGAATGCCTGGCGGTAAAGTACGTGGCCATGAACGCGACGGAAAAGGAATTAAAGAACGTCAGACATATCCTGGACCAGGCCAAGACCTACATGACGACCCTCCAGGGGGAAGCTCTGACCGACGCCTACGTTCCCCTCGTCGCTCGGTATAACAAGGAGATGTTCGAGGCGTCCCACGCCCCTAAGATAGTCGACCTGATATGGAACCACAGGGAGATGCTCGACCGATACAGGGTGGTACGAGTGGTTATAGCGAAAAGGATGGACGAGAGCTACCGCACCAGGGAGCAGATGTACTCCTATTTTGTATCTCGTTCCCCTGAGGAGGCCTCGGCTCTATGGGGAAACCATATCGATAAGTCCTACAAAATCTGGCTTGAGGTGACAGGATACTCGGACCAGATAGGGAAACACGACTATATGTGA
- a CDS encoding tripartite tricarboxylate transporter TctB family protein, protein MTKNMISGLISLVLGLAYLYGTSQIPDVQAGDEIGPRLFPYIIGTAAVLCGGLLTFLEMMKKDKEVFSFGFISERPIWLKIAAIMVLGIAYGETLDYFGYVIGTAIFMFLAGSIINKGHRVQNITIAGLFSCVCYGVFSVALNLSLPRGLLSFLPF, encoded by the coding sequence ATGACTAAAAACATGATATCCGGCCTGATATCCCTGGTGCTTGGACTGGCCTACCTTTACGGCACCAGCCAGATACCGGACGTACAGGCAGGGGACGAGATCGGCCCCAGGCTTTTTCCCTACATAATAGGCACTGCCGCCGTGTTATGCGGCGGCCTTCTGACGTTCCTGGAGATGATGAAGAAGGACAAAGAGGTCTTCTCCTTCGGTTTTATCTCGGAAAGACCTATCTGGCTTAAGATAGCGGCCATAATGGTCCTAGGCATAGCCTACGGAGAGACCCTCGACTACTTTGGCTACGTCATAGGAACGGCTATATTTATGTTCCTTGCGGGGTCCATCATAAACAAAGGACATAGGGTACAGAACATCACTATAGCGGGGCTATTCTCCTGCGTATGCTACGGCGTGTTCTCGGTGGCTCTGAACCTGAGCCTTCCTCGAGGGCTTCTCAGCTTCCTGCCCTTCTGA
- a CDS encoding TcaA NTF2-like domain-containing protein — translation MKFRKTLLLAMASLLSIALATAAFGTDSSFVESYYSALEASISDGNTYRLGEFIDEESDFGKDTISWVIRLNRLGVSGEFDGLAVGEKVAKGDKESLKVSDRLTLSYPDERIRVFDYRREYLLENGRIVAEISDYDRSFPELSAERTKKTPLERMESSVSSVPVGRAKAPVSDSPKMTAFLPSQDGRDLKVLVRWDNPLDMAVQLAGDVLTGEELEFMMDQVPPIAEGAISMVMVKDGIPEIYGAIRPIEGINPSDAVRVVVSRISQETGDDLTLKPFDGNLKSELDPLAIIQLPDGAPELYSALWKGDGRTVLVSLSEQGLNSMLDSASGKIASLDDNTALGEWPSVHIRGWVSNELLKSELVDEDVPVYGSDPLSIEMAFFSLDNEVTGRWFSNAVDLFVDPDMELPMISLGKDLPFLGGKVLGFMAARLGRIDVDMLKDALKNEMPGENVDVALAQMTDLTGLTLEDILDLLDGRVSLVLGGRSRSPIGDVPGAYLQIEPDKKEVLTKVAEALPKIYALAPPVGLRERKISGWNVAYAMNAMASATVAVGDDRLLLGALDYEKLNEPASLPDNLKAASQPEDMAVIAFSLADIREAVKEIADMNSIFLQTDEIKDGMATFLDSTAHLDSLVIRIQSLKEGSLSVRTLN, via the coding sequence GTGAAGTTTAGAAAAACGCTTTTGCTGGCGATGGCATCTTTGCTGTCTATCGCCTTGGCTACCGCCGCTTTTGGAACGGACTCCAGTTTTGTGGAGAGCTACTACTCCGCCCTGGAGGCGTCTATTTCCGACGGCAACACCTATCGACTAGGGGAGTTTATCGACGAGGAAAGCGACTTCGGCAAGGACACAATATCCTGGGTAATTAGGCTAAATCGCCTCGGGGTATCCGGGGAGTTCGACGGCCTAGCGGTCGGAGAAAAGGTCGCTAAAGGGGATAAAGAGAGCCTCAAGGTCTCCGATCGGCTGACCCTCAGCTACCCCGATGAGAGGATCAGGGTTTTCGACTACAGGAGGGAATACCTTCTGGAGAACGGCAGGATCGTCGCCGAAATATCCGACTACGACAGATCGTTCCCCGAGCTTTCCGCCGAAAGGACGAAAAAAACTCCATTAGAGAGGATGGAGTCCTCGGTCTCCTCCGTTCCGGTGGGCAGAGCTAAGGCTCCGGTCTCCGATTCCCCGAAGATGACCGCTTTTCTTCCCTCTCAGGATGGCAGGGACCTTAAGGTGCTTGTGAGATGGGATAACCCCCTTGATATGGCGGTTCAGCTCGCTGGGGACGTCCTGACAGGCGAGGAGTTGGAGTTCATGATGGACCAGGTTCCTCCCATCGCCGAGGGCGCAATTTCCATGGTGATGGTAAAAGACGGCATACCGGAGATATACGGTGCTATCAGGCCTATAGAGGGAATCAACCCCTCCGACGCTGTCCGGGTGGTTGTATCCCGTATATCTCAGGAAACCGGGGACGACCTGACCTTAAAGCCCTTTGACGGCAACCTCAAGTCGGAGCTCGACCCTCTAGCCATCATTCAGCTTCCTGACGGTGCGCCGGAACTTTACTCCGCCCTGTGGAAAGGGGACGGAAGGACGGTCCTGGTCTCCCTCTCCGAGCAGGGGCTTAACTCTATGCTGGACTCTGCCTCCGGTAAAATAGCCTCTTTAGACGATAATACCGCCCTAGGGGAGTGGCCATCGGTCCATATACGGGGCTGGGTCTCCAACGAGCTCCTGAAATCCGAGCTAGTAGATGAGGATGTCCCGGTCTACGGATCGGACCCTCTTTCCATCGAAATGGCCTTCTTCAGCCTGGATAACGAGGTGACCGGTCGCTGGTTCTCCAACGCCGTAGATCTCTTCGTCGATCCCGATATGGAGTTGCCTATGATCTCCCTGGGGAAAGATCTCCCCTTCCTAGGAGGCAAGGTCCTGGGCTTTATGGCCGCTAGGCTGGGAAGAATAGACGTCGACATGCTTAAAGATGCTTTGAAAAACGAGATGCCCGGGGAAAACGTGGACGTAGCCCTCGCTCAGATGACCGATCTCACCGGCCTTACCCTCGAGGATATTCTTGATCTCCTTGACGGAAGGGTATCTCTGGTCTTAGGGGGACGGAGCAGGAGCCCTATAGGCGACGTCCCTGGAGCATATCTCCAGATAGAGCCCGATAAAAAAGAGGTGCTGACCAAAGTAGCGGAGGCACTGCCGAAGATATACGCCCTGGCTCCTCCTGTGGGACTGAGGGAGAGAAAGATATCTGGCTGGAACGTCGCTTACGCCATGAACGCCATGGCCAGTGCCACAGTCGCAGTAGGCGACGACAGGCTTTTGTTAGGTGCCCTGGATTATGAGAAGCTAAACGAACCGGCCTCGTTGCCGGACAACCTCAAGGCGGCCTCACAGCCGGAGGACATGGCGGTCATAGCCTTTTCTCTGGCGGATATAAGAGAAGCGGTCAAGGAAATAGCGGACATGAACAGCATATTCCTCCAGACCGACGAGATCAAAGACGGTATGGCTACCTTCCTGGATAGCACCGCCCATCTCGATTCTCTGGTTATAAGGATCCAGTCCCTTAAAGAGGGAAGCCTCTCGGTGAGGACCTTGAATTAA